A region from the Actinoplanes sp. OR16 genome encodes:
- a CDS encoding TetR/AcrR family transcriptional regulator, with amino-acid sequence MGRTREFDTEAALGRAMTLFWSRGYEATSMRDLTRHLGIGQGSLYAAFGDKDGLYRAALDHYRATLAADALRDLRQEGDARSAIRSMMIGRIRIATSADGRGCLAVNAACERLPHDAGTRTVVREMQEASREALADVLRAARQRGEIAERHDPDALAGFLVTFLNGLLVAAKVSPDADALEPLVDVALTALD; translated from the coding sequence ATGGGGAGGACGCGGGAGTTCGACACGGAGGCGGCGCTGGGCCGGGCCATGACGCTGTTCTGGTCGCGGGGCTATGAGGCCACCTCGATGCGTGACCTGACGCGGCATCTCGGCATCGGCCAGGGCTCGCTGTATGCCGCGTTCGGCGACAAGGACGGCCTCTACCGGGCCGCCCTCGACCACTATCGCGCGACCCTCGCCGCCGACGCCCTGCGCGACCTGCGGCAGGAGGGCGACGCCCGCTCCGCGATCCGATCGATGATGATCGGGCGGATCAGGATCGCGACCAGCGCGGACGGCCGGGGCTGCCTGGCCGTCAATGCCGCCTGTGAGCGGCTGCCGCACGACGCGGGCACGCGTACGGTCGTCCGGGAGATGCAGGAAGCAAGCCGCGAAGCCCTCGCCGACGTGCTGCGCGCGGCCCGGCAACGCGGCGAGATCGCGGAGCGGCACGACCCGGACGCGCTCGCCGGCTTCCTCGTCACCTTCCTCAACGGCCTGCTGGTCGCGGCCAAGGTCTCCCCCGACGCTGACGCGCTGGAACCGCTCGTCGACGTCGCGCTCACCGCACTCGACTGA
- a CDS encoding MmpS family transport accessory protein, with product MADFDGFEHTRDRVPGDIGYENATASDLAGRPPPYTPPAYAPPAVPARRSPAVAVAVILLAVLVAVVLLAGLLVVSRSAAPDPAVPPQVGAPPAAVEPDARIQVVYEITASGPGSVGEVSYTDQDGDIIRRSGISLPWRTTFTTGRQSPLVLHAQRKSGGDAKWVTCSIIVDGKVVASATEQGRYAAPQC from the coding sequence GTGGCCGACTTCGATGGCTTCGAGCACACCCGGGACCGTGTTCCGGGTGACATCGGCTACGAGAACGCCACCGCCTCCGATCTCGCCGGCCGGCCGCCGCCCTACACGCCCCCGGCTTACGCGCCCCCGGCCGTCCCGGCGAGGCGGTCGCCGGCCGTGGCCGTCGCCGTGATCCTGCTGGCTGTTCTCGTCGCGGTCGTCCTGCTCGCCGGACTGCTGGTCGTCAGCCGGAGCGCGGCGCCCGACCCCGCGGTGCCGCCGCAGGTCGGCGCGCCGCCCGCTGCGGTCGAGCCGGACGCCCGGATCCAGGTGGTCTACGAGATCACGGCGAGCGGGCCGGGCAGCGTCGGCGAGGTGAGCTACACCGATCAGGACGGCGACATCATCCGCCGCAGCGGGATCTCCCTGCCGTGGCGGACCACCTTCACCACCGGCCGGCAGTCACCGCTGGTGCTGCACGCTCAGCGCAAGAGCGGCGGCGATGCGAAGTGGGTGACCTGCTCGATCATCGTGGACGGCAAGGTGGTCGCCAGCGCGACCGAGCAGGGCCGGTACGCCGCACCGCAGTGCTGA
- a CDS encoding zinc-binding dehydrogenase, protein MKASVTRGLGQGFVVEEVELAAPIGHEVRIEVKASGLCHSDLSVATFIGGDFPVVLGHEVAGVVTAVGSQVTQVAIGDHVVGSLIQYCGACVNCLGGRSYICLHPEATERAAGQPSRLSSGGAPVAQGMGLAGFAQEALIHENQLAVVPDEMPWAPAALIGCGVLTGAGAVLNTAGVRHGDTVVVIGAGGVGLNAISGARLAGAGTIIVTDIEDAKLDRATAFGATHVVNSRTTDPVEAVRDITGAGADHVFDFVGARPVTAQGMQMLGKGGGLYLVGVGAMDAGVEVSTLVALSASQKVQGVYMGSSELKRDIPFYASAYLQGRMNLDDLITKRIGLADIEAGYESLKEPGTARVVITDFN, encoded by the coding sequence ATGAAGGCATCGGTCACCAGAGGTCTCGGTCAGGGTTTCGTGGTCGAGGAGGTCGAGCTCGCCGCCCCGATCGGGCATGAGGTGCGCATCGAGGTGAAGGCCTCAGGCCTCTGCCACTCCGACCTGAGCGTCGCCACCTTCATCGGCGGTGACTTCCCGGTCGTGCTCGGCCATGAGGTCGCCGGGGTGGTGACCGCCGTCGGCTCGCAGGTCACCCAGGTCGCCATCGGTGATCACGTCGTCGGCAGCCTGATCCAGTACTGCGGCGCCTGCGTCAACTGTCTCGGCGGCCGGTCCTACATCTGCCTGCACCCGGAGGCCACCGAGCGTGCCGCCGGGCAGCCGTCGCGGCTGTCCTCCGGCGGTGCCCCGGTGGCGCAGGGCATGGGACTGGCCGGCTTCGCCCAGGAGGCGCTGATCCACGAGAACCAGCTCGCCGTCGTCCCCGACGAGATGCCGTGGGCGCCCGCCGCGCTCATCGGCTGTGGTGTGCTCACCGGCGCCGGCGCCGTCCTCAACACGGCGGGCGTCCGCCACGGTGACACCGTCGTGGTGATCGGCGCCGGCGGCGTCGGCCTGAACGCGATCAGCGGAGCCCGGCTGGCCGGCGCCGGCACGATCATCGTGACCGACATCGAGGACGCCAAGCTCGACCGCGCCACCGCGTTCGGCGCCACCCACGTCGTGAACAGCCGCACCACCGACCCGGTCGAGGCCGTCCGCGACATCACCGGCGCCGGGGCCGACCACGTCTTCGACTTCGTCGGCGCCCGCCCGGTCACCGCACAGGGCATGCAGATGCTGGGCAAGGGCGGCGGCCTCTACCTGGTCGGCGTCGGCGCGATGGACGCCGGCGTCGAGGTCAGCACCCTGGTCGCGCTCAGCGCCTCGCAGAAGGTGCAGGGTGTCTACATGGGCTCGTCGGAGCTCAAGCGGGACATCCCGTTCTACGCCTCGGCGTACCTTCAAGGCCGGATGAACCTCGACGACCTGATCACCAAGCGGATCGGGCTGGCCGACATCGAGGCCGGCTACGAGTCGCTGAAGGAACCGGGCACCGCCCGCGTCGTCATCACCGACTTCAACTGA
- a CDS encoding TetR/AcrR family transcriptional regulator, with protein sequence MSIDGDADLDVRVRRTRDRLRGAVLELASGQPVESLAVADVVRVARINRTTFYKHAASPADVLAEVLYADLDRIRSGWIDDALRRDRPVDEIWKRSAGELADHLSRYERLYVTGLADQRSAVLHRLLVDHFAASARALFERDPHLLPGGAGTPEWRAKAFSSFIANGEAGVVQAWLSEPAPRDRELLISASVSIMSTWLAQP encoded by the coding sequence GTGTCGATCGACGGTGATGCTGATCTCGACGTGCGGGTCCGGCGGACGCGCGACCGGCTCCGCGGCGCCGTGCTGGAGCTGGCCTCCGGACAGCCGGTCGAGAGCCTCGCCGTGGCCGACGTGGTGCGCGTCGCCCGGATCAACCGCACGACGTTCTACAAGCACGCGGCCTCGCCCGCGGACGTGCTGGCCGAGGTGCTCTACGCGGATCTGGACCGGATCCGTTCCGGCTGGATCGACGACGCCCTCCGCCGGGACCGCCCGGTCGACGAGATCTGGAAACGCTCCGCCGGCGAACTGGCCGATCACCTGTCGCGCTACGAGCGCCTCTACGTGACCGGCCTGGCCGACCAGCGCAGCGCCGTCCTGCACCGCCTGCTCGTCGACCACTTCGCCGCGTCCGCCCGCGCGCTCTTCGAACGCGATCCGCACCTGCTTCCCGGAGGGGCGGGGACCCCGGAGTGGCGCGCGAAGGCCTTCAGCAGCTTCATCGCCAACGGGGAGGCCGGCGTGGTTCAGGCCTGGCTGAGCGAGCCGGCGCCCCGTGACCGCGAGCTGCTGATCTCCGCCTCAGTGTCGATCATGTCGACCTGGCTGGCTCAGCCCTGA
- a CDS encoding SDR family oxidoreductase yields MSKVWFITGTSRGFGRHFAEAALGRGDRVAATARDTGSLDDLVAEYGDAVLPLALDVTSREAVEAAVAAAHEKFGRLDVVVNNAGYGLFGMVEEITEEQLRDQLETNLFGAFFVTRAVLPILREQKSGHIIQISTIGGVGAFPSLGGYHASKWALEGLTESLAQEVAGLGIAVTLVEPGGFATDWAGSSAVHAVPNPAYQPIRDAMAARSADAQYGDPAAAGPALLQIVDAEQPPLRVLFGSQPTQIVKHLYAQRLQTWADWEHVSHAAQG; encoded by the coding sequence ATGAGCAAGGTCTGGTTCATCACGGGAACGTCCCGCGGCTTCGGCCGCCACTTCGCCGAGGCCGCCCTCGGGCGCGGCGACCGGGTCGCCGCCACCGCGCGGGACACCGGGTCGCTGGACGACCTGGTCGCCGAGTACGGCGACGCGGTCCTGCCGCTGGCGCTCGACGTCACCTCCCGCGAGGCCGTCGAGGCCGCGGTCGCTGCCGCGCACGAGAAGTTCGGCCGGCTCGACGTGGTGGTCAACAACGCCGGGTACGGCTTGTTCGGCATGGTCGAGGAGATCACCGAGGAGCAGTTGCGCGACCAGCTGGAGACGAACCTGTTCGGCGCGTTCTTCGTGACCCGGGCGGTGCTGCCGATCCTGCGTGAGCAGAAGAGCGGCCACATCATCCAGATCTCCACCATCGGCGGCGTCGGCGCGTTCCCGTCGCTCGGCGGCTACCACGCCTCCAAGTGGGCCCTGGAAGGACTCACCGAGTCCCTCGCCCAGGAGGTCGCCGGACTGGGCATCGCCGTCACCCTGGTGGAGCCGGGCGGCTTCGCCACCGACTGGGCTGGATCGTCCGCTGTGCACGCCGTGCCGAACCCGGCCTACCAGCCGATCCGCGACGCCATGGCCGCCCGCAGCGCCGACGCCCAGTACGGCGACCCGGCCGCTGCCGGTCCCGCTCTGCTGCAGATCGTCGACGCCGAGCAGCCGCCGCTACGCGTGCTCTTCGGCTCTCAGCCGACCCAGATCGTCAAGCACCTCTACGCCCAGCGTCTGCAGACCTGGGCCGATTGGGAGCACGTCTCTCACGCTGCTCAGGGCTGA
- a CDS encoding TetR/AcrR family transcriptional regulator produces the protein MNLRERKKLEAWRAIRAAALKLFAERGYDAVSVEQIAAAANVSRATYFNYFAGKEAVVFDQDPQERDNLRAMMDARPAGEPLWDSLTAIMIGLNERLADRMPLQRRLKAQSPALAQSTQDFGEQFRADLHEWARRRAGDSVTTTLQLNLASAAAATAYQTWGPDEPFEDYLRRLRECLRQVGAGVAGL, from the coding sequence ATGAATCTGCGGGAGCGCAAGAAACTCGAGGCCTGGCGGGCCATCCGGGCAGCCGCACTGAAGCTGTTCGCCGAGCGCGGCTACGACGCCGTCAGCGTCGAGCAGATCGCCGCCGCCGCCAACGTCTCCCGGGCGACGTACTTCAACTACTTCGCCGGCAAGGAAGCCGTCGTCTTCGACCAGGACCCGCAGGAACGCGACAACCTGCGGGCGATGATGGACGCGCGGCCGGCCGGCGAGCCGCTGTGGGACTCGCTGACCGCGATCATGATCGGCTTGAACGAGCGCCTCGCCGACCGCATGCCTCTGCAACGCCGGCTCAAAGCACAGTCCCCCGCACTGGCCCAGTCCACCCAGGACTTCGGTGAGCAGTTCCGGGCCGACCTGCACGAGTGGGCCCGCAGGCGCGCCGGCGACAGCGTGACGACGACTCTCCAGCTCAACCTGGCGTCCGCGGCGGCGGCCACCGCCTATCAGACCTGGGGACCGGACGAGCCGTTCGAGGATTATCTCCGTCGTTTGCGTGAGTGCCTGCGCCAAGTCGGCGCGGGCGTCGCCGGCCTGTAA
- a CDS encoding dienelactone hydrolase family protein encodes MSIQNVTFPSNGGQAHGYLQLPGTTGTGPGVIVIQEWWGLTDHIADITRRLAAEGFVALAPDLYGGPTTHDAAEAQQLMTDLPADRAAKDLSGAVDYLLAHEAVTSTTAGVIGFCMGGGFVLQLAADRPEQVSAAVPFYGFPQDPAAIAPRIRGAVQGHYATKDRIPLDAVRDLFGRLENAELHVYEAGHAFLNDENLIGTYDPEAAKLAWSRAVTFLHEHLGS; translated from the coding sequence ATGTCGATCCAGAACGTCACCTTCCCCAGCAACGGCGGGCAGGCGCACGGCTACCTTCAACTTCCGGGGACGACGGGCACCGGCCCCGGCGTGATCGTCATCCAGGAGTGGTGGGGGCTCACCGACCACATCGCCGACATCACCCGCCGCCTCGCCGCCGAAGGTTTCGTCGCGCTCGCCCCCGACCTGTACGGCGGCCCCACCACCCACGACGCCGCCGAAGCCCAGCAGCTCATGACCGACCTGCCCGCCGACCGCGCCGCCAAGGACCTCTCCGGCGCCGTCGACTACCTGCTCGCCCACGAGGCGGTCACCAGCACGACAGCCGGCGTCATCGGTTTCTGCATGGGCGGCGGCTTCGTCCTCCAGCTCGCCGCCGACCGCCCCGAGCAGGTCTCCGCCGCCGTCCCGTTCTACGGCTTCCCGCAGGACCCGGCCGCCATCGCGCCCCGCATCCGAGGCGCGGTGCAGGGTCATTACGCGACGAAGGACCGGATCCCGCTGGACGCCGTCCGCGACCTCTTCGGCCGGCTAGAGAACGCTGAGCTGCACGTCTACGAGGCGGGGCACGCCTTCCTCAACGACGAGAACCTGATCGGCACCTACGACCCGGAGGCCGCGAAACTGGCCTGGTCGCGAGCCGTCACCTTCCTGCACGAACACCTCGGGAGCTGA
- a CDS encoding SGNH hydrolase domain-containing protein, which yields MQVVDPARWLCAGGICPPVIGNALVYRDTSHMSVGYSRALAPLVQKTVFSSRGVRAGR from the coding sequence ATCCAGGTCGTCGACCCCGCTCGGTGGCTCTGCGCCGGCGGCATCTGCCCGCCCGTCATCGGCAACGCGCTCGTCTACCGGGACACCAGCCACATGTCGGTGGGCTATTCGCGGGCTCTGGCGCCCCTCGTACAGAAGACGGTCTTCAGCTCCCGAGGTGTTCGTGCAGGAAGGTGA
- a CDS encoding acyltransferase, with translation MLDVINAPARELPQQRTRGAGHLGFRPDIEGLRAVAVTLVVLAHAGVGRVEGGYVGVDVFFVISGFLITGLLLGEHRRTGTISLPRFYARRAMRLLPVATVVVLATVAAAWLWLPATRFKAITVDALFSTFYGINWRLGSEGIDYMNATADPSPLQHL, from the coding sequence GTGCTCGATGTGATCAATGCCCCGGCCCGTGAACTGCCGCAGCAGCGGACGCGGGGAGCCGGCCATCTCGGATTCCGTCCCGACATCGAAGGGCTGCGGGCGGTCGCGGTCACCCTCGTGGTCCTCGCTCACGCGGGTGTGGGACGGGTCGAGGGCGGCTACGTCGGCGTCGACGTCTTCTTCGTCATCTCCGGCTTCCTCATCACCGGCCTGCTGCTCGGCGAGCACCGTCGTACCGGGACCATCTCGCTGCCCCGCTTCTACGCCCGGCGGGCGATGCGGCTGCTGCCGGTCGCGACGGTGGTGGTGCTCGCGACCGTCGCCGCCGCCTGGCTGTGGCTGCCGGCCACCCGCTTCAAGGCGATCACCGTGGACGCGCTGTTCAGCACGTTCTACGGGATCAACTGGCGGCTGGGGAGCGAGGGCATCGACTACATGAACGCGACGGCCGACCCGTCGCCGCTGCAGCACCTGTGA
- a CDS encoding AAA family ATPase, with product MRFAIRGRDAELAGVEELLDRACAGRGAALVVRGHAGLGKSMLLGEVGRRAEQAGMAVLTANGAEAESALPFAALHQLLAPLGDDRLLDAVVGLDRFAAGVAVLGLLRSAAAGEPLALLVDDAHRLDPESLDVLVFVARRLTAEPIVLVMTVGVRHEQVLAGTGIRELHLAELGEDAARAVLDDRAPAMSPDRRERVLAEAGGHPLALVELPGCLPGGDYTEVPLPARLREALADRYAHLPAPARAVLAVLAADAGSPPDTVIAAAGALTGTELGAESFQPAFDAGVLEIRSHRLRFRQALVRHAVYGGLPLAERLRLHAVLADLAVDDPDRRARHRAAAALGPDERAGQESEAAAARALDRGAPLPAVGHLERAADLTLDAARHTSLLLRAAEVASQLHDRGEAARLAARAEPSSGNAADRARLALVSDVVDPGDLRDEARIDALCDLAMDAHEAGETALAAALCWQAVSRCWRAGLPAEVGARILTVHGKLGFAGDDPRSLVVAAYAQPDVLGGEVLRRLAAVVPDRGDVDGMHLLAAAAMVLGDLHTGAFFLGTAVAGYRAQGRTALLVRALSVTGLPRLWLGRWPVVRADLDEAETLAARTGEQFWEVAARAGQAMHEALRGDSDAAFRLADRVLSSPPMTGVRSLTAVAQHARGVAANAAGRYDEAFDLLIRVFDRSGDAYHPDMSGWALPDLADAAVRTGRGRETDGIVAASAERAARFPSPMLTRSLSYAVAVLTPDDTAGDAFDRARSADLTGWPVHRARLDLAYGTWLRRRKRILESRAPLRAARDSFDALGAEAWARRAREELRAAGEEGSPAGHGAADLLTVQELQTAMLAADGMSNREIAQRLQLSPRTVGSHLYRIYPKLQISGRAQLRAALQALRRDGD from the coding sequence ATGCGGTTCGCCATCCGTGGCAGGGACGCCGAGTTGGCCGGCGTCGAGGAACTGCTGGACCGGGCGTGTGCCGGTCGTGGCGCGGCGCTGGTGGTCCGGGGGCATGCCGGGCTGGGCAAGTCGATGCTGCTCGGCGAGGTCGGGCGGCGCGCGGAGCAGGCCGGGATGGCGGTGCTGACCGCCAACGGCGCGGAGGCCGAGTCGGCGTTGCCGTTCGCGGCGCTGCACCAGTTGCTCGCCCCGCTGGGGGACGACCGGCTGCTGGACGCCGTGGTCGGGCTGGACCGGTTCGCTGCCGGGGTGGCGGTGCTCGGGCTGCTGCGCTCCGCGGCGGCCGGCGAGCCGCTGGCGCTGCTCGTCGACGACGCGCACCGGCTGGACCCGGAGTCGCTGGACGTGCTGGTGTTCGTGGCGCGGCGGCTCACCGCCGAGCCGATCGTGCTGGTGATGACCGTCGGGGTACGTCACGAGCAGGTGCTCGCCGGCACCGGGATCCGCGAGCTGCATCTGGCCGAGCTCGGCGAGGACGCGGCCCGGGCGGTGCTCGACGACCGGGCTCCCGCGATGTCACCCGACCGGCGGGAGCGGGTCCTGGCCGAGGCCGGCGGGCATCCCCTCGCGCTGGTGGAGCTGCCCGGTTGCCTGCCCGGCGGGGACTACACCGAGGTGCCGCTGCCGGCGCGGCTGCGGGAGGCGCTCGCGGACCGGTACGCGCACCTGCCGGCGCCGGCCCGGGCCGTGCTGGCCGTGCTGGCCGCGGATGCCGGCAGCCCGCCGGACACGGTGATCGCCGCCGCGGGCGCGCTGACCGGCACGGAGCTGGGCGCGGAGAGCTTTCAACCGGCGTTCGACGCCGGCGTCCTGGAGATCCGGTCGCACCGGTTGCGGTTCCGGCAGGCATTGGTACGCCACGCCGTCTACGGCGGCCTGCCGCTCGCCGAACGCCTGAGATTGCACGCCGTGCTGGCCGACCTGGCCGTCGACGACCCGGACCGGCGGGCACGGCATCGGGCCGCGGCGGCGCTCGGACCGGATGAACGGGCCGGTCAGGAATCGGAGGCCGCCGCGGCACGTGCCCTGGACCGGGGCGCACCACTCCCCGCCGTCGGCCATCTGGAACGGGCGGCGGACCTGACCCTCGACGCGGCGCGGCACACGTCGTTGCTGCTGCGCGCCGCGGAGGTGGCGTCGCAGCTGCACGATCGCGGCGAGGCGGCGCGGCTCGCGGCCCGGGCCGAACCGTCGTCCGGCAACGCCGCCGACCGGGCCCGGCTGGCCCTGGTCAGCGACGTCGTGGATCCGGGTGACCTGCGTGACGAGGCGCGCATCGACGCCCTGTGCGACCTCGCGATGGACGCCCACGAGGCGGGTGAGACGGCTCTCGCGGCGGCGTTGTGCTGGCAGGCGGTGTCCCGCTGCTGGCGGGCCGGGCTGCCCGCCGAGGTGGGCGCGCGGATCCTGACGGTGCACGGCAAGCTCGGGTTCGCCGGTGACGACCCCCGCAGCCTCGTCGTCGCCGCCTACGCCCAGCCGGACGTGCTGGGCGGTGAGGTGCTGCGCCGGCTGGCGGCGGTGGTGCCGGACCGCGGCGACGTCGACGGCATGCACCTGCTCGCCGCCGCCGCGATGGTCCTCGGCGATCTGCACACCGGGGCTTTCTTCCTGGGGACGGCGGTGGCCGGGTACCGGGCTCAGGGACGGACCGCGTTGCTGGTCCGGGCGCTGTCGGTCACCGGCCTCCCCCGGCTGTGGCTGGGACGATGGCCGGTGGTGCGCGCCGACCTGGACGAGGCCGAGACCCTCGCGGCCCGGACCGGCGAGCAGTTCTGGGAGGTGGCCGCGCGGGCCGGGCAGGCGATGCACGAGGCGCTGCGCGGCGACAGCGACGCCGCTTTCCGGCTCGCCGATCGGGTTCTGTCGAGTCCGCCGATGACCGGTGTCCGTTCGCTGACCGCCGTCGCGCAGCACGCCCGCGGCGTCGCGGCGAATGCGGCCGGTCGCTACGACGAGGCCTTCGACCTGCTGATCCGCGTGTTCGACAGGTCCGGCGACGCCTACCACCCGGACATGTCCGGATGGGCTCTGCCCGACCTGGCCGACGCCGCGGTACGCACCGGGCGCGGCCGGGAGACCGACGGGATCGTCGCGGCGTCCGCCGAGCGCGCGGCCCGTTTCCCGTCACCGATGCTGACCCGATCCCTGTCCTACGCCGTCGCCGTGCTGACCCCCGACGACACCGCCGGTGACGCGTTCGATCGGGCCCGTTCCGCCGATCTCACCGGGTGGCCGGTGCACCGGGCACGGCTCGACCTGGCGTACGGCACGTGGCTGCGCCGCCGCAAACGCATCCTGGAGTCCCGGGCGCCGCTGCGGGCCGCCCGGGACTCCTTCGACGCGCTCGGCGCCGAGGCCTGGGCACGCCGGGCCCGGGAGGAACTGCGCGCCGCCGGCGAGGAGGGCTCGCCGGCCGGGCACGGCGCCGCGGACCTGCTGACCGTGCAGGAGTTGCAGACCGCGATGCTGGCCGCCGACGGCATGAGCAACCGGGAGATCGCGCAACGGCTGCAGCTGTCGCCGCGTACGGTCGGCTCGCACCTGTATCGCATCTACCCGAAGCTGCAGATCAGCGGCCGTGCCCAGCTGCGCGCGGCCCTGCAGGCGCTGCGCCGCGACGGTGACTGA
- a CDS encoding alpha/beta fold hydrolase, protein MEDDPVLLPGREERQPHRAGRAAVHGPAREGVHGRGEGLARRHDLPAARHRRPDPKGCPMSFVTTSDGTDIFYKDWGSGRPVVLSHGWPLNSDSWEAQQLFLADNGYRVIAHDRRGHGKSTQTWHGNEMDTYADDLAALIEQLDLRDVTLVGFSTGGGEITRYIGRHGTARVAQAVLVSAVPPLMVLRDDNPGGVPIEVFDGIRAGSLADRSQLYKDLADGPFFGNNRPGANVAQGIRDAFWLQSMAAGHRNAYESIAAFSATDFRDDLAEFDVPTLVIHGDDDQVVPFEVGGKASAALVKDAELIVYPGAPHGITDTHKQQLGDDLLAFLKGFGA, encoded by the coding sequence CTGGAAGACGATCCCGTCCTACTACCTGGTCGCGAAGAACGACAACCTCATCGTGCCGGCCGTGCAGCGGTTCATGGCCCAGCGCGCGAAGGCGTACACGGTCGAGGTGAAGGCCTCGCACGTCGCCATGATCTCCCAGCCGCGCGCCACCGCCGACCTGATCCGAAAGGCTGCCCGATGAGCTTCGTGACGACTTCCGACGGTACGGACATCTTCTACAAGGACTGGGGCAGCGGACGCCCGGTGGTGCTCAGCCACGGCTGGCCGCTGAACTCGGACAGCTGGGAGGCCCAGCAGCTGTTCCTGGCCGACAACGGCTACCGGGTGATCGCCCACGACCGGCGCGGGCACGGCAAGTCCACGCAGACCTGGCACGGCAACGAGATGGACACCTACGCCGACGACCTGGCCGCGCTGATCGAGCAGCTGGATCTGCGCGACGTCACGCTGGTCGGGTTCTCCACCGGCGGCGGCGAGATCACTCGCTACATCGGCCGGCACGGGACGGCCCGGGTGGCCCAGGCCGTGCTGGTCTCGGCCGTGCCGCCGCTGATGGTGCTCCGTGACGACAATCCCGGCGGCGTACCGATCGAAGTCTTCGACGGCATCCGCGCCGGCTCCCTCGCCGACCGCTCGCAGCTCTACAAGGATCTGGCCGACGGGCCGTTCTTCGGCAACAACCGGCCCGGCGCGAACGTGGCGCAGGGCATCCGGGACGCCTTCTGGCTGCAGTCGATGGCCGCCGGGCACCGCAACGCGTACGAGTCGATCGCCGCCTTCTCGGCCACCGACTTCCGCGACGACCTCGCCGAGTTCGACGTGCCGACCCTCGTCATCCACGGCGACGACGACCAGGTGGTGCCGTTCGAGGTCGGCGGCAAGGCCTCCGCGGCCCTGGTCAAGGACGCCGAACTGATCGTCTACCCGGGGGCGCCGCACGGCATCACCGACACCCACAAGCAGCAGCTCGGCGACGACCTGCTCGCCTTCCTGAAGGGATTCGGCGCATGA
- a CDS encoding alpha/beta hydrolase: MSTPDTIVLIHGFWVTPRSWEHWITHYENKGFRVIAPGYPGFEVEVEALNANPEIINAVTVPAIIEKLEAEIKALDKAPIIMGHSAGGAFTQVLLDHGYGASAVALNSAPTEGVRVVPFSQVKSTLPVLRSPANRHKAIGLTLDEWKYAFTNTFSDEEAQALYERYHIPANGGILWGSVLANFQPGHQDTWVDYRNDDRAPLLFISGSEDHIMPPAVQRSNVKHYVSDTITEHVEYDGYAHLLPAQKGWEEIADFALDWALRHAR, encoded by the coding sequence ATGAGCACGCCGGACACCATCGTCCTGATCCACGGCTTCTGGGTGACCCCGCGCAGCTGGGAGCACTGGATCACGCACTACGAGAACAAGGGCTTCCGGGTCATCGCCCCCGGTTACCCCGGCTTCGAGGTCGAGGTCGAGGCGCTGAACGCGAACCCCGAGATCATCAACGCGGTCACCGTACCGGCGATCATCGAGAAGCTCGAAGCCGAGATCAAGGCGCTGGACAAGGCGCCGATCATCATGGGTCACTCGGCCGGTGGGGCGTTCACCCAGGTCCTGCTCGACCACGGCTACGGCGCGTCCGCCGTCGCGCTCAACTCGGCGCCGACCGAGGGGGTGCGGGTGGTGCCGTTCTCCCAGGTCAAGTCCACGCTGCCGGTGCTGCGCTCACCGGCCAACCGGCACAAGGCGATCGGCCTGACGCTGGACGAGTGGAAGTACGCCTTCACCAACACGTTCAGCGACGAGGAAGCCCAGGCGCTGTACGAGCGGTACCACATCCCGGCCAACGGCGGCATCCTGTGGGGCAGCGTGCTGGCCAACTTCCAGCCCGGCCACCAGGACACCTGGGTCGATTACCGCAACGACGACCGCGCGCCGCTGCTGTTCATCTCCGGCAGCGAGGACCACATCATGCCGCCCGCGGTGCAGCGTTCCAACGTCAAGCACTACGTCTCGGACACCATCACCGAGCACGTCGAGTACGACGGGTACGCGCACCTGCTCCCGGCGCAGAAGGGCTGGGAGGAGATCGCCGACTTCGCCCTCGACTGGGCCCTGCGTCACGCCCGCTGA